In Limisphaerales bacterium, the DNA window TGCAGCGCAAACCACCGCCCAAAACAGGACGCCGCTTCGCGTCCCATCAGGCCGCCACCAATAATTCCGACTCGCATCGGCTGAATTTACAATTTACGTATGACGATTGGCGATTTTATTCGATGAAGGGAAATTGGAGTGCCCTTTCAGGGCACAATTGTACGGTGCGGTTTTCAGTGGGCGTTGCCCCCGGCTAAAATGGTTTTACCTTTCAGGTGAAAAACCTCATCGGCCAATTGGCTTTAGCGCGGTATTGGAGACGTGGGCAGTGATGCCAGTTTCGCTTTGGACGATGGAGTAGCTACCGTTTTTGCGTACCAACTTGATGCGTGTGCCGGGTTTGAACTGGCCTTCCGGCGGCCGCGCCTGTTGTGGGCCACCGAGATAATAGTGTGCGCCGCTGAGGCCGACGATGGTGTGGGTGAACTTCGCCGGGGCTTTGGCGTCCTTAATATTTTTTTCCACGCGCCGTTTGTAGACGGCCTCCATCATCAAGATTTTGCGTTTGCCGGATACGTCGTACATATGAAACGTTTTGGTGTTGGCGTCTTTGATTTTCGTGACTTGCAGGTAGGTGACCACGCGCTTTTTCATCGGGTCATAAGCCTTGCCGGTCATGGTGTTGAGGCGCCCGTTCTTTTCGCAATGGCCTTCGGAATGGAGCATCACGCTGGCGACCGAATCGGTCCAGACACCGGTGTAGCGTTTTTTGTGTGCGTCGTAACCGAGCACGCCGTGGCCGGTGAATTTCATGCCAGCAAAGGTGCCGGTGAAATTGCTGATGAGCCAGAAGCCGCCGGGTTGTATCCGGGCAGTTTCCTCGCCGGTGCCATCCATCACCTGTCCGGGGGCGTGGTGCATTTTTAATTTCACATCCCAAGTGCCGGTCATCATTTTCAAATGCTGATGGTGTTCGCCGGGTTTTTCCATTTCCGGCGGGGCCGGTTCCAAGGCGTGCAGCGTCGGCGTGATGAACAGCACAGCCTGCAACGCCACGCACGCGAGAAGGGTTTTCAATGTGTGTGTTGACATACCGCAACGCTACCGGCGTAGTTCTGCTCGCGCAAGCTTTGCACGGCGTTATTGCGGCAGGAATCGAATGGAAAGCGGGTACACCGCCAGCTCGCCTTTGGTGGCCTGATAAGCGGCGTGGATGATGAGGATGAGGTTCAGATATGCCCAAGCACGCAGACCAATATGGCCCAGCGTCGTTAATGGGTCAAAAGGGATTTGGGTGAGGATAAACAGCGCCACGAAATAAACCGTCATCGAGATTTGAAAATTCAATGCCGCGCGACCGTGTCGATCCACGCTTCGCGAGGCTTCTTTGCGGATGAACCAAACGATGAGCGGCCCGATGACGTTTGCCAAAGGAATGCCCACCACTAAAACCAACGGCGACAGGTGGCAGAGCACCTCACCCGTTCGGCCTTGTTGTTCGGTTTGTTCCACCGCGCAGGTGTAGCCGCGCACTGTGCCAATGGCAAGCGCAACCGCGGCAGTGGGCAACGTGTGGTTGACTTTTCTGATAAAGAGCGTATCAAAATTCCAAGGAGGTTTGATATGAATAAAATTAGCAAATACCTAGTGGTGGGGTTGGCGGCGATTTTTCTGCTGACTGGAAAAGCAAATGCAAATCCGGCGGGTTCCGGAAAGTCCGTGCCCGCGATTGTGGCCGATGTGGTGGTGTGTCGGCCATTGGGCCTGTGCGCGCTGGTAGCGGGCAGCGCGTTTTATGTGGTGTCGTTGCCGTTCACCATTCCCGCGGGCGGGCAGGAGGATGCCAAACGCAACCTCGTGATGTACCCGTACCATTACACGTTTACCCGCCAATTGGGTGAGTTTCAAGATGAAGACTTATAAAATATTAATCCTAATCACCGGCCTCGCCGGGGCAGTCGTGGCGCAGGAAAACCCTCCTGCGCCCGCGCCATTTGGGCCGGTGACCTTGCCCAGCACCGATGCGCTGTATCAACAGCTGCTCAAACCCAATGTCGAAGGCATCGGCAAGTTTTATTTGGGTCGGCAGATTTCCCACGTGATGGGCCATCAAGCCGCGCGTTGGCTTGACCGCCCCGAGCGTGAGCGTGAGGAACATACCGCCGAGATGATCCGCAGCCTCAAACTGCAGCCGGGTGATCAAGTGGCCGATATCGGCGTGGGCACCGGCTACATCGCGCGCCACATGGCCAAGGTAATTGGCCCCAAAGGCGCCGTGCACGGCGTGGATATCCAGCCCGAGATGCTCGAACTGCTTGCCCAAAAAATGAAAGCCGCCGGCATCGCCAATGTCAAAGGCGTGCTCGGTACCATCAGCGATCCCAAGCTGCCGCCAAATTCAATCGACCTTGCCATTATGGTTGATGTGTATCATGAGTTTTCTCATCCCTACGAAATGATGGCCGGCATCGTGAATGGCCTCAAAATTGGTGGCCGCATCGCCTTTGTGGAATATCGCGGCGAAGACCCCAAAGTTCCCATCAAACGCCTCCACAAAATGACCGAAGCGCAGGTCAAAAAAGAAGCTGCCCTCTTCCCGCTCAAACACGTGGGCACTTATAAAAAACTCCCGTGGCAACACGTGGTGTTTTTTGAGAAGGTGAGCGCCACTAAATAGGTAGGGCGTGCTATCCGAGCGCGCCTTATCCAAAATAATGACGCCCGAACGCCTCAGCCATTTTCGCGAACGCCTGCTCGCGTTGGAAAAAGAAATCCAAGCCGACCTCGCCGTCAGTAAGGATGCCTCCGGCGTGGTGGAGCTGGACACCGCCATCGGCCGCCTCTCGCGGATGGACGCCATGCAAAACCAGCAAATGGCCCTCGAACTGCGCCGTCGCCAAGAGCAACAACTCCAACGCATCACCAATGCCCTCAAGCGAATGAATCAAAACCGCTACGGCTTCTGCGGCCGTTGCAAACAACCCATCGCCGAAGAACGGCTCGAAATTTCCCCCGACGTAGTAATGTGCGTCAAGTGCGCGTGAGGGGAGGGGCGAGTTCCAACTCGTTTTTTACCACAGAGAGAGGGCGTGCACTCCGAGCGCGCCACGGCGGTTTCGGAGAAACCGCCCTACCAACCCTCTGTGAAGAAGATTAAATCCGCCCGCCGTATACCGCGCTGCTGCCCAGCTCCTGTTCGATGCGGAGGAGCTGGTTGTATTTGGCGGTGCGGTCGCTGCGGCTGAGGGAGCCGGTTTTGATTTGGCCGCAGTTGGTGGCCACGGCGAGGTCGGCGATGGTGGCGTCTTCGGTTTCGCCGCTGCGATGGCTGAGGACGGCGGTATAGTTATTGTTGTGAGCGAGTTCGACGGCGTCGAGGGTCTCGGTCAGAGAACCGATTTGGTTGACCTTGACGAGGATGGAGTTGGCCGTGGCAGTGTCGATGCCTTTTTGCAGGAATTTAACGTTGGTGACGAAGAGATCATCGCCGACGAGTTGGACTTGGTCGCCGATTTTGTCGGTGAGTTTTTTCCAACCGGCCCAGTCGTTTTCGTCGCAGCCGTCTTCGATGCTGATGATGGGATATTTTTTGGTGAGCTGGGCGTAGAAATCGACCATCGCATCGGCGGTCATTTTTCGGCCATCGCCTTTCTTGAACACGTAGCGTTTCTTTTTGCTGTCGTAAAACTCGCTGCTGGCCACATCGAGCGCGAGGTGGATGTCTTTGCCGGCCTTGTAACCGGCGGCTTTGATGGCGGCGAGGATGCACTCGAGCGCGTCCTCGGTGCCCTTGAGTGCGGGGGCAAAGCCGCCTTCATCGCCAACGGCGGTGGAGAGTCCGCGCTTTTTAAGCACGCCTTTGAGCGCGTGGAAAATTTCGGTGATCGCTCTCAAGCCTTCGCTGAATGTGGGCAAGCCGGTGGGCATCACCATAAATTCCTGGAAATCAATTGGCGCATCGCTGTGCGCGCCGCCGTTGATGACATTCGCCATCGGTACGGGGAGCACTTTGGCGTTTGGCCCGCCAAGGTATTTATAAAGCGGCTGTCCTAGCGCATTGGCCGCAGCTTTGGCGGTGGCGAGGGATACGGCGAGCACGGCGTTGGCGCCGAGTTTGGATTTGGTGGCGGTGCCATCGACGGCAAGCATCGCGTGGTCGATGCCCACTTGATCGGTGGCATCGCGTCCGAGCAGTTCGGGCAGAATTTTGGTCTCGATATTCTTGACCGCCTTTTGCACGCCTTTGCCGCCGAAGCGTTTCTTGACGCCATCGCGCAGTTCAACGGCTTCGTTGACGCCGGTGCTGGCACCGCTGGGCACGGCGGCGCGGCCCATTGTTCCGCTGTCGAGAATGACATCGGCTTCGACAGTTGGGTTGCCACGGGAATCGAGAATCTCGCGGGCTTGAATATCAATAATGGTCGTCATAGGTGTTTGTAAAACGGAGGCGCGATGATTGAGGCAGAGGGTGAAGTAGTCAAGGCGATTGCGGAGGAAGGGGTGAACCGCCAAGACGCAAAGCCGCCAAGTTTACTTGGAAAAATTCTTGGCGTCTTTGCGGTTCAAAAAAATTCACACATAAATATCCAAACCGGATTTGAATGGCCCCACGCCTCGGTTGGCTTGGTGTTTGATGTAGGTGAGATCGGGATGGCCGCGGTCGAGGAAAGGGCGTAGGCCGAGCACGGCGCTGTGGGTGGGGAATTGCGCGATGGGGCCGATGGGCTGGCGGTAGCCGAAGCGTTGATCCATTGCGGCGGGGATCGCCTGCGCGTTCTCGCTGCCGGGAAAGCGCAAGGTACGATACGGCATCATCCGGAAGGCTTGGTAATTACCAATACCTCCGGCTATGGAATTCAAGCCGGCCATGTTCAGTTGGTTTCAGCAAACTAATCTACCGGAGGGGGATCCAGTTGATTTTCAGACGACGCGATGATGCAAGCCACCGTGGAATCTCCGGTGACGTTAACCACCGTGCGGCACATGTCAAGAATGCGGTCCACGCCGAGGATCAGCGCAATGCCTTCGCCGGGGACATTGATGGCTTCGAGAATCACAATGAGCATCACAATGCCCGCGCCCGGCACGGCGGCGGTGCCGATGGAGGCGAGCACCGCGGTGAACACAATGGTGACTTGCGCGGCCAACGTAAGCTCGATGCCGCTGGCTTGGGCAATGAACACGGCGGCCACGGCTTGGTACAGGGCGGTGCCGTCCATATTGATGGTGGCGCCGAGCGGCAGCACGAATGAAGAAACTTCCTTGGAGGCGCCAAGATGTTCCTCCGCGCATTTCATCGTGACCGGCAAGGTGGCGCCGCTGCTGCTGGTGGAGAAGGCCAGCAACTGCGCCTGGCCGATGCCTCTGAAAAAATGTTTGATGGAAAGCGGCGTGAGGAGTTTGAGCAAACCGAGGTAAACAATGATCGCGTGCAGCGCGAGGCCGATGACGACTGCGGCGCAATACCAACCGAGGGAGCCGAGCAGCGAAATAATTTGCGAAGGATCGTCCTTGGCCATCGTGTTGATGGTGTCGGCAATGAGCGCAAACACGCCGATGGGCGCCATCAGCATAATGAGGTGTACTACTTTGATGACGACCTCTTGCAGGCCGGCGAACACATCGTAAACGGGTTTTCGTTTTCGTTCCTCCACCAAAACCAGCGCCGCGCCAAAGAGCAAGCTGGCGAAGACCACCTGTAGCATGGCGCGGTTGTTGCCGGCGGCTTCGAGAAAATTGTCCGGAACCATATCCACTAACGGCTGGAGCGGCCCGCGCTTTTGAGTTTCAGCGGCGACATCACTGCGTTTGGCCACGTCGGATTTGTATTGTTCCTGAAGTTGAGCCCGCGTTTCTTGCGGTAATTTTTTGCCGGGATTGATGGTGTTGACGACAAGCAAGCCAATCGTCACCGCCACGGCGGTGGTGGCGAGGTACAGCCCGATGGTCTTGCCGCCCATCCGCGAAAGTTTTTTGAAATCAGAAAGCGACGCCACGCCGCATACCAGCGAGGCGAGCACCAGCGGCATCGCGATGAGCTTGAGGAGGTTGAGGAAAATTTTTCCGAAGGGGGCGATCCAGTCCGCCGTAAACCCGCCCCAGCCCCAGTGTGCCGCGCCAATGCCGTAGGCGGTGCCGAGCACGAGGCCGAGGATGATCTGCCAATGTAGTCGCTTGTACCAAGCCATTCCGCGGGCAGTATGCGGGCGGGTGTGCCGCGGCGAAAGGGCAAAAATCTTGTTTAAAAAAGCATTTACGGGCAAGCTCCCGCGCCCTCAAGGGGTTTTAGAGACAAAATGCGCACAGTGAATATAGGCATAATCGGCGGCGGCACCGTGGGTGGCGGCGTGGTGCAGGCATTGCGGCGTAATGGCGCGCTGATGGCGAGCCGCCTTGGCGTGCGCTTGCGCGTGGAACGCATCGCTGTGCGGAGCCGTTGCAAGAAGCGCGCGGTGAAGTTGCCGGCAAATTTATTGACGACCGATTGGCGCGAGATTGTTGAGGATCCAAAAATCGATTTGGTGGTGGAGTTAATGGGCGGCACGACGACGGCAAAGGACGTGGTGCTCGCGGCCTTGCGCGCGGGCAAACCGGTGGTGACGGCGAACAAAGCGTTGCTGGCATTTCACGGCGAAAAACTTTTTGCGGCTTCGGAGAAGAGCGGCGCGAATCTTTATTACGAGGCCAGCGTGGCAGGCGGGATTCCGATCATCAAATTATTACGCGAAGGGCTCATCGGCAATCGCGTCACCGAGCTGTACGGCATCCTCAATGGTACGTGCAATTTTATCCTCACGCAAATGCAGGAAGACGGAATGGGCTTCGACGAGGCGGTCGCCGATGCGCAGGCGCAAGGCTTCGCCGAGGCGGATCCCTCAACGGATGTGGATGGCCACGATGCGGCGCACAAGGTCGGCATTCTCGCTTCGCTCGCGCACGGGTTTTGGGTGAAGCCCAAGCGCGTGTACACCGAGGGCATCCGCCACGTGACGCCGCAGGATTTGGCGTTTGCCGATCAATTGGGCTATCGCATCAAACTGCTCGGCACGGTGAAAGCCGCCAAGGATGCGCCGGTGCAGGTGACGATGTATCCGGCGCTTGTCCCCAAAAATCACGTGCTCGCCAGTGTGGGTGGCGTGTACAATGCGATTTATTTGAAAGGCGATGTCCTTGGCGACACTTTATATTACGGCCAAGGCGCGGGACAGGACGCCACGGCCAGCGCGGTGTTGGGCGACATCGCGGATGCGGCGTTGGATTTAAAGCACGATTCGCCCGAGCGCGTGCGCGCTTTCACGCCACACGAAGCCAATGGTGAGGTCGGCGCGATTGATGATGTGGTGAACAGTTATTATTTGCGGCTCAATGTGTTGGACCGCCCCGGCGTGCTCAATCAAGTGGCGTCGACTTTAGCCAAAGCCAAAATCAGCATCGCGTCTGTCTTGCAACCGGAAGGGCAGGAAGGCAAAAATGTTTTGCTCGCGCTGATGCTGCATGCCGCGCCCGAGGCTTCGATGGCGAATGCGCTGAAAGCGATCCGGAAAATTTCCGCCGTGAAAAAACCCACGATGATTCGAGTAGAAAACTTTGATTAAATGAGCAGTGAACACAAAAACGCCGCCGGTTGGCGCGGCATCATTCAAGGCTATCGCGAGCATCTCGCGGTGGGGCTGGAAACGCCGATCATCAGTTTACATGAAGGCAATACGCCGCTCATTCGCGTGCCCAATTTTGTGGAGGCGATCGGCGGTGCGTTTGATTTATATCTGAAATACGAGGGGCTCAATCCCACCTCATCCTTCAAAGATCGCGGGATGACGATGGCCGTCACCAAAGCCAAGGCACGCGGCGTGCAGGTGGTCGCCTGCGCCAGCACGGGCAACACCAGCGCGAGCGCTGCCGCATATGCCGCGCGCGCGAAAATGAAATGCGTGGTGCTCATCCCCGAAAGCAAAATCGCCCGCGGCAAACTTGCCCAAGCGTTGATGTACGGGGCGACCACGCTGCAGATGCCCGGTAACTTTGATGACGCGCTGACGATCGTGCGCGAGCTGTGCGCCGATGGCGTGGTGGAATCGGTGAACAGCATCAACCCGCATCGGATCGAAGGGCAGAAAACGGCGGCGTTTGAAATCTGCGATGCGCTCGGCGACGCGCCGGATATGCACGTGCTGCCCGTGGGCAATGCCGGCAATATTTCGGCGTATTGGAAAGGCTACCGCGAATATGCCGACGCCGGAAAAAGCGACACGCTGCCGCGTATGATGGGTTTTCAAGCCGCCGGTGCCGCGCCGTTTGTGGAGGACGTGTTTATCGATCACCCCGAAACCATCGCCAGCGCCATTCGCATCGGCAAACCCGCCAACTGGCAACCGGCCAAGGCCGCGCTGCAATTTTCCGCCGGCGCGATTGACAAAGTCACCGACGAAGAAATTTTGACTGCGTACCAAATGATCAGCGCGCAAGAGGGCATCTTCGTCGAGCCCGCTTCGGCGGCCGCGCTCGCGGGAATCATCAAACTCCAAAGTGCCAATAAAATCGCCGAAGGCAGCATCGTGGTGGCGACGATGACCGGCCACGGATTGAAAGATCCGGACACCGCTGTGGAGCACGCGAAGGTTAAAGCCACGACGGTGGAACCGAATTTGGATGCGGTGAAAGCTGCGATTGGACTGTAACGATGGCTCTCATTGTTCAAAAATATGGCGGGACATCCGTTAAAGATACCGATCGGATCAAAAATGTTGCCGCGCGGGTTGGCACGTTTCGGCTTCGGGGGGATAAAGTGGTGACGGTTGTTTCGGCGATGGGCGGGGTGACGGATAATCTTGTGAAGATGGCGCGGGAAATTAATCCGATGCCCAATAATCGCGAGATGGATATGCTGTTGGCGACCGGCGAGCAGACGACGATTTCGCTGTTGGCGATGGCGTTGCATTCACTGGATATGCCGGCGGTTTCGTTGACTGGCGCGCAAGCGGGCATCGTGACCGATGGGGTGCACTCGAAAGCAAAAATTCAAAACATCACGCCGGGTCAAGTGCACGCGATGCTGGAAAAGGGAAAAGTGGTCATCGTGGCCGGGTTTCAGGGGCAGACGAGTGATGGGCGCATTACCACGCTGGGGCGCGGCGGGTCGGACTTGACGGCGATTGCTTTGGCTTCGGTGTTGAAAGCGGATTTGTGCCAAATTTATACGGATGTGGATGGCGTGTACACGGCGGACCCGCGGGTGGTGCCGAATGCGCGGAAGTTGGATGAGATTTCTTATGACGAAATGATGGAGCTGGCCAGCCTCGGCACAAAGGTGATGCAAAGTCGATCAGTGGAATTTGCCAAAAAGTTTAATGTAAAATTTGAAGTGCGCTCGAGCCTCAACAATAACCCGGGAACAATTGTGATGGAAGAAACTGACAGTATGGAAGCGGTGGTCGTGCGCGGCGTGTCGTTGGATAGCAATCAGGCGAAGATGACGGTGACGGCGGTGCCGGATAAACCGGGTCACGCGGCGCGGGTGTTCAGCGCGCTGGCGGAGGCGGCAGTGAATGTGGATATGATTGTGCAAAACGTCAGCCACGGCACGGCCACGCCGGCGACGGATATTTCCTTCACGGCCGATGCCTCGGATTTGCCACGCGCAC includes these proteins:
- a CDS encoding DUF1579 domain-containing protein → MSTHTLKTLLACVALQAVLFITPTLHALEPAPPEMEKPGEHHQHLKMMTGTWDVKLKMHHAPGQVMDGTGEETARIQPGGFWLISNFTGTFAGMKFTGHGVLGYDAHKKRYTGVWTDSVASVMLHSEGHCEKNGRLNTMTGKAYDPMKKRVVTYLQVTKIKDANTKTFHMYDVSGKRKILMMEAVYKRRVEKNIKDAKAPAKFTHTIVGLSGAHYYLGGPQQARPPEGQFKPGTRIKLVRKNGSYSIVQSETGITAHVSNTALKPIGR
- a CDS encoding DUF4870 domain-containing protein; this translates as MPTAAVALAIGTVRGYTCAVEQTEQQGRTGEVLCHLSPLVLVVGIPLANVIGPLIVWFIRKEASRSVDRHGRAALNFQISMTVYFVALFILTQIPFDPLTTLGHIGLRAWAYLNLILIIHAAYQATKGELAVYPLSIRFLPQ
- a CDS encoding class I SAM-dependent methyltransferase; its protein translation is MKTYKILILITGLAGAVVAQENPPAPAPFGPVTLPSTDALYQQLLKPNVEGIGKFYLGRQISHVMGHQAARWLDRPEREREEHTAEMIRSLKLQPGDQVADIGVGTGYIARHMAKVIGPKGAVHGVDIQPEMLELLAQKMKAAGIANVKGVLGTISDPKLPPNSIDLAIMVDVYHEFSHPYEMMAGIVNGLKIGGRIAFVEYRGEDPKVPIKRLHKMTEAQVKKEAALFPLKHVGTYKKLPWQHVVFFEKVSATK
- a CDS encoding TraR/DksA C4-type zinc finger protein, with the protein product MTPERLSHFRERLLALEKEIQADLAVSKDASGVVELDTAIGRLSRMDAMQNQQMALELRRRQEQQLQRITNALKRMNQNRYGFCGRCKQPIAEERLEISPDVVMCVKCA
- the eno gene encoding phosphopyruvate hydratase; the encoded protein is MTTIIDIQAREILDSRGNPTVEADVILDSGTMGRAAVPSGASTGVNEAVELRDGVKKRFGGKGVQKAVKNIETKILPELLGRDATDQVGIDHAMLAVDGTATKSKLGANAVLAVSLATAKAAANALGQPLYKYLGGPNAKVLPVPMANVINGGAHSDAPIDFQEFMVMPTGLPTFSEGLRAITEIFHALKGVLKKRGLSTAVGDEGGFAPALKGTEDALECILAAIKAAGYKAGKDIHLALDVASSEFYDSKKKRYVFKKGDGRKMTADAMVDFYAQLTKKYPIISIEDGCDENDWAGWKKLTDKIGDQVQLVGDDLFVTNVKFLQKGIDTATANSILVKVNQIGSLTETLDAVELAHNNNYTAVLSHRSGETEDATIADLAVATNCGQIKTGSLSRSDRTAKYNQLLRIEQELGSSAVYGGRI
- a CDS encoding dicarboxylate/amino acid:cation symporter, with translation MAWYKRLHWQIILGLVLGTAYGIGAAHWGWGGFTADWIAPFGKIFLNLLKLIAMPLVLASLVCGVASLSDFKKLSRMGGKTIGLYLATTAVAVTIGLLVVNTINPGKKLPQETRAQLQEQYKSDVAKRSDVAAETQKRGPLQPLVDMVPDNFLEAAGNNRAMLQVVFASLLFGAALVLVEERKRKPVYDVFAGLQEVVIKVVHLIMLMAPIGVFALIADTINTMAKDDPSQIISLLGSLGWYCAAVVIGLALHAIIVYLGLLKLLTPLSIKHFFRGIGQAQLLAFSTSSSGATLPVTMKCAEEHLGASKEVSSFVLPLGATINMDGTALYQAVAAVFIAQASGIELTLAAQVTIVFTAVLASIGTAAVPGAGIVMLIVILEAINVPGEGIALILGVDRILDMCRTVVNVTGDSTVACIIASSENQLDPPPVD
- a CDS encoding homoserine dehydrogenase; amino-acid sequence: MRTVNIGIIGGGTVGGGVVQALRRNGALMASRLGVRLRVERIAVRSRCKKRAVKLPANLLTTDWREIVEDPKIDLVVELMGGTTTAKDVVLAALRAGKPVVTANKALLAFHGEKLFAASEKSGANLYYEASVAGGIPIIKLLREGLIGNRVTELYGILNGTCNFILTQMQEDGMGFDEAVADAQAQGFAEADPSTDVDGHDAAHKVGILASLAHGFWVKPKRVYTEGIRHVTPQDLAFADQLGYRIKLLGTVKAAKDAPVQVTMYPALVPKNHVLASVGGVYNAIYLKGDVLGDTLYYGQGAGQDATASAVLGDIADAALDLKHDSPERVRAFTPHEANGEVGAIDDVVNSYYLRLNVLDRPGVLNQVASTLAKAKISIASVLQPEGQEGKNVLLALMLHAAPEASMANALKAIRKISAVKKPTMIRVENFD
- a CDS encoding threonine synthase; translation: MSSEHKNAAGWRGIIQGYREHLAVGLETPIISLHEGNTPLIRVPNFVEAIGGAFDLYLKYEGLNPTSSFKDRGMTMAVTKAKARGVQVVACASTGNTSASAAAYAARAKMKCVVLIPESKIARGKLAQALMYGATTLQMPGNFDDALTIVRELCADGVVESVNSINPHRIEGQKTAAFEICDALGDAPDMHVLPVGNAGNISAYWKGYREYADAGKSDTLPRMMGFQAAGAAPFVEDVFIDHPETIASAIRIGKPANWQPAKAALQFSAGAIDKVTDEEILTAYQMISAQEGIFVEPASAAALAGIIKLQSANKIAEGSIVVATMTGHGLKDPDTAVEHAKVKATTVEPNLDAVKAAIGL
- a CDS encoding aspartate kinase gives rise to the protein MALIVQKYGGTSVKDTDRIKNVAARVGTFRLRGDKVVTVVSAMGGVTDNLVKMAREINPMPNNREMDMLLATGEQTTISLLAMALHSLDMPAVSLTGAQAGIVTDGVHSKAKIQNITPGQVHAMLEKGKVVIVAGFQGQTSDGRITTLGRGGSDLTAIALASVLKADLCQIYTDVDGVYTADPRVVPNARKLDEISYDEMMELASLGTKVMQSRSVEFAKKFNVKFEVRSSLNNNPGTIVMEETDSMEAVVVRGVSLDSNQAKMTVTAVPDKPGHAARVFSALAEAAVNVDMIVQNVSHGTATPATDISFTADASDLPRARQVIADLKDEIGYADVAGDETIAKVSVVGVGMRTHPGVAAKVFETLGIANINIGMISTSEIKISVVVEASRGEEATRVLHEAFFGDDKEG